A region from the Sulfurimonas sp. genome encodes:
- a CDS encoding thioredoxin domain-containing protein: MSNRLKLEDSPYLQQHKDNPVDWYPWCDEAFKKAKDENKAIFISIGYSSCHWCHVMEETVFTNKECADILNAHFVCIKVDREERPDIDKHYQEVYMLLNRRSGGWPTSIFCTPDNKPFFAGTYIPPQSREGSIEGMGFVELTKLIADKISQRDEQILKNADEIENFLNHKEHPKEATVLKEDFTKNFMLQAKNNYDTTNGGFSAAPKFPHASTLGTLLVIDKLYGDKAAKAMVLNTLQNMKKGGMYDLIEGGFCRYSVDEAWSVPHFEKMLYDNALLCELYTNAYLAYKDESFLQTAKEIADFWHNYMSEDDLMYSASDADSEGEEGTYYTYSYDEVYELLSKNGYEAIDEILEKLSVTENGNFEGKNIIRFQNDETPKDFENIKFLLGGLRASRDYPFIDKKVQVSWSGMMIKALFMLGNIDASYKQRAIKCLDALLESMYQEGKLYHTTLIHKTPKIEAFLEDYAFLSQALIEAFNSTGEELCLIRAQHFANMALEKFYDKGTWRFSVGEFETKAEISDNTYASPVAIMVDVLLSLSTLLEDDKYNHFAFKTLEYNSYELARRPVIYPYMLRQMLRYLKGDRVIKSNLKNLEQNSLKLGSLEYPFIQKKSSSDEFFMVCGAKSCFATTQNPNEINDIIKKTF, from the coding sequence ATGTCAAACAGATTAAAACTAGAAGATTCGCCTTACCTGCAACAGCATAAAGACAACCCTGTAGATTGGTATCCGTGGTGCGACGAAGCATTTAAAAAAGCCAAAGATGAAAACAAAGCCATTTTCATCTCCATAGGTTACAGCTCATGCCATTGGTGCCATGTTATGGAAGAGACCGTTTTTACAAACAAGGAGTGTGCAGATATCTTAAATGCTCACTTTGTCTGCATTAAAGTCGACCGTGAAGAGCGACCGGACATAGACAAGCACTATCAAGAGGTATATATGCTTTTAAACCGCAGAAGCGGCGGATGGCCTACTTCCATATTTTGTACACCCGACAACAAACCTTTTTTTGCGGGGACTTACATACCGCCGCAATCCCGTGAGGGAAGCATCGAGGGAATGGGGTTTGTTGAGCTTACAAAGCTCATAGCCGACAAAATATCGCAAAGAGATGAGCAGATACTTAAAAATGCCGACGAGATAGAGAACTTTTTAAACCACAAAGAACATCCAAAAGAGGCAACGGTTCTAAAAGAGGATTTTACTAAAAACTTTATGCTTCAAGCAAAAAACAACTACGACACGACAAACGGCGGTTTTTCTGCAGCTCCAAAATTTCCGCATGCAAGTACGCTCGGCACGCTTCTTGTCATCGACAAACTCTACGGCGACAAAGCTGCAAAAGCGATGGTTTTAAACACTCTTCAAAATATGAAAAAAGGCGGTATGTATGATTTGATAGAGGGCGGATTTTGCCGTTACAGCGTCGATGAAGCTTGGTCGGTTCCGCACTTTGAAAAGATGCTTTATGACAATGCCCTGCTCTGTGAACTTTACACAAATGCTTACCTTGCCTACAAAGATGAGAGTTTTTTACAAACCGCCAAAGAGATTGCCGATTTTTGGCATAACTATATGAGCGAAGACGACTTAATGTATAGTGCAAGCGATGCGGACAGCGAGGGCGAAGAAGGAACTTACTATACCTACAGCTACGATGAAGTTTATGAACTATTAAGTAAAAACGGCTACGAAGCAATAGATGAGATTTTAGAAAAACTAAGCGTAACCGAAAATGGAAATTTTGAGGGTAAAAATATCATCAGATTTCAAAACGATGAAACACCAAAAGATTTTGAAAATATAAAGTTTCTGCTTGGAGGGTTGAGAGCTTCAAGAGATTACCCGTTTATTGATAAAAAAGTTCAAGTCTCATGGTCTGGCATGATGATAAAAGCCCTTTTTATGCTTGGAAATATCGACGCTTCTTACAAACAAAGAGCCATAAAATGCCTTGATGCTCTGCTTGAGTCGATGTACCAAGAGGGCAAACTCTACCACACGACTCTTATACACAAAACACCGAAGATAGAGGCATTTTTAGAAGATTATGCGTTTTTATCTCAAGCACTCATTGAAGCATTTAACTCCACAGGAGAGGAACTCTGCCTTATTCGCGCTCAACACTTCGCAAATATGGCACTAGAGAAGTTTTACGACAAAGGAACATGGAGATTTAGCGTCGGAGAGTTTGAAACAAAAGCAGAAATCTCGGACAATACCTATGCAAGTCCGGTTGCAATAATGGTTGATGTTCTGCTCTCGCTTAGCACACTGCTTGAAGATGACAAATATAATCACTTTGCATTTAAAACGCTAGAGTACAACTCATACGAACTAGCAAGACGCCCCGTCATTTACCCCTATATGCTACGCCAGATGCTAAGGTATTTAAAGGGCGACAGAGTTATAAAATCAAACCTAAAGAACTTAGAGCAAAACAGTTTAAAACTTGGCTCGCTTGAGTATCCGTTTATACAAAAAAAGAGCAGCAGTGATGAATTTTTTATGGTTTGCGGAGCCAAGAGCTGCTTTGCCACAACGCAAAACCCTAATGAAATCAATGATATAATCAAAAAAACTTTTTAG
- a CDS encoding EAL domain-containing protein, producing MQYGKKIILTILAIQTISFMILMYLGHYQYVTVLDMTISKKERDTAQLINTIFDQIKEEYGGYGRGILSNPKVAEAFAKRDRKELLNLTMPIYKELVQHNKFLSVMHFHTVDNHSFLRLHKPEIFGDDLESIRPIIVKTNSSRMEQFGLEVGKYGVSYRVVFPVFHNGEYVGAFELGVDVKYIISKLAILNEYVPLFLISKDAAVPIFKYSKDADDYLAKFSDDYLIVKYKSSAKDEETVLDVIDERITGEDNYFRKQNKKEYLVFKSFILKDYNEKPIGYFVFKNEMDYYKNTIMFIRWFSIITSILIIVAIALLVNVLIKNYTDRLNEQKEILDFQAHHDALTGLPNRILFSDRLEQAVAKAKRQKTEFALLFIDLDRFKQINDSFGHMFGDKVLKIISKRLQGMVRKEDSLSRLGGDEFILLIEDLKQELDISALAKKIILVLSEPMIIESNTIYITTSIGISIFPKDDTDASNLLKYADAAMYKAKEEGKNNFQYYSAEMTELALKRVIMEASLRRALENEEFVVYYQPQVNGKTGEIVGMEALVRWKHPTEGLIYPGSFIPLAQETGLIIAIDRFVMKMAMKQVAQWYSKGLNPGVLALNLAMKQLGQDDFLEMLVATMKESGFKPEWLELEVTEGEIMKNPKNAIEVLKKISDMGIELAVDDFGTGYSSLSYLKRLPIDKLKIDKSFVDGVPNDEEDVSIARAIIALAYSLKLSVIAEGVESREQKEFLIKNGCSHIQGYYYSKPIPSDEMENMLNNRDAKFN from the coding sequence ATGCAATACGGCAAAAAAATAATACTTACTATTTTAGCAATTCAGACGATTAGCTTTATGATTCTTATGTATCTGGGGCATTATCAGTATGTAACAGTCTTGGATATGACTATTTCTAAAAAAGAGCGAGATACCGCGCAGCTTATAAACACGATATTTGATCAGATAAAAGAGGAGTATGGAGGATACGGAAGGGGAATTTTATCAAATCCCAAAGTAGCCGAGGCATTTGCGAAAAGAGATAGGAAAGAGTTGTTAAATTTGACTATGCCTATATATAAAGAGTTAGTTCAGCATAATAAATTTTTATCTGTTATGCACTTTCATACCGTTGATAACCATAGCTTTTTACGACTCCATAAACCGGAAATCTTCGGAGATGACTTAGAGAGTATTCGCCCGATTATAGTAAAAACAAATAGTTCAAGAATGGAACAATTCGGCTTGGAAGTAGGTAAGTACGGCGTTAGTTACAGGGTTGTATTTCCGGTATTTCATAATGGTGAATATGTAGGTGCGTTTGAACTTGGAGTGGATGTTAAGTACATTATCTCAAAACTTGCGATATTAAACGAGTATGTTCCGCTCTTTTTAATATCAAAAGATGCGGCTGTACCTATCTTTAAATACTCTAAAGATGCCGATGATTATTTGGCGAAATTTTCAGATGACTACCTAATAGTAAAGTATAAATCATCAGCCAAAGATGAAGAGACAGTCTTGGATGTAATCGATGAGAGAATCACCGGCGAAGATAACTATTTTAGAAAACAGAACAAAAAAGAGTATCTTGTTTTTAAGAGTTTTATCTTAAAAGATTATAATGAAAAACCTATAGGCTATTTTGTTTTTAAAAATGAGATGGATTATTATAAAAATACGATTATGTTTATCAGATGGTTTTCTATAATTACATCTATTTTAATAATTGTCGCAATTGCTCTGTTGGTAAATGTATTGATAAAAAACTACACGGACAGACTTAACGAACAAAAGGAAATTTTAGATTTTCAAGCTCACCATGACGCGCTTACGGGACTTCCAAATAGGATTTTATTTAGCGACAGGCTAGAACAGGCCGTTGCCAAAGCTAAACGCCAAAAAACCGAGTTCGCACTTCTTTTTATCGATTTGGACAGATTTAAGCAGATTAATGACTCTTTTGGACATATGTTCGGAGATAAAGTTTTAAAAATTATATCAAAAAGATTGCAGGGAATGGTTCGCAAAGAAGACTCTTTGTCGCGCTTAGGAGGCGATGAGTTTATACTTCTTATAGAAGATTTAAAACAAGAACTAGATATTTCGGCACTGGCAAAAAAAATAATTTTAGTATTATCCGAGCCTATGATTATAGAGAGCAATACGATTTATATTACAACAAGCATAGGTATAAGTATTTTTCCAAAAGATGATACGGATGCCAGCAATCTTTTAAAGTATGCCGATGCGGCTATGTATAAGGCTAAAGAAGAGGGTAAAAATAATTTTCAATACTACTCTGCAGAGATGACGGAGCTTGCACTCAAAAGAGTTATTATGGAAGCAAGTTTGAGAAGAGCTTTGGAAAATGAAGAGTTTGTTGTATATTATCAACCGCAAGTAAACGGTAAAACAGGTGAGATAGTCGGTATGGAAGCGCTGGTTAGATGGAAGCATCCGACGGAAGGACTGATTTATCCAGGCAGTTTTATCCCGTTAGCTCAAGAAACGGGACTGATTATAGCAATTGATAGATTTGTAATGAAAATGGCTATGAAGCAGGTGGCACAGTGGTATAGCAAAGGTCTAAATCCGGGAGTATTGGCACTAAACCTTGCTATGAAACAGTTAGGACAGGATGATTTTTTAGAGATGCTTGTGGCAACAATGAAAGAGAGCGGATTTAAGCCGGAGTGGCTGGAGCTTGAGGTTACGGAGGGTGAGATTATGAAAAACCCGAAAAATGCTATTGAAGTGCTGAAGAAGATTAGCGATATGGGTATTGAACTTGCCGTTGATGACTTTGGAACGGGTTACTCATCTCTTTCATATCTGAAGCGGCTTCCTATCGACAAGCTAAAAATCGACAAATCATTTGTAGACGGTGTGCCAAACGATGAAGAAGATGTAAGCATCGCAAGAGCTATTATTGCTCTTGCTTACAGTTTAAAACTAAGCGTTATTGCAGAGGGTGTCGAGAGCAGAGAACAAAAAGAGTTTTTGATAAAGAACGGATGCAGTCACATCCAAGGTTACTACTACTCTAAACCTATACCATCTGATGAAATGGAAAATATGTTGAATAATAGAGATGCCAAGTTTAATTGA
- a CDS encoding sensor domain-containing diguanylate cyclase yields the protein MKVIQKYFADIKKCVRDFNINLESLQFNNSNELLYSGVITEYKKLFLNLLLSTSKEEIKENTAVLVHFAIENDISYLFVYSEFITVVRKLLGSLLEKKDFEHIDELNRFFTEHEHRITELYLQKFLSQLMFKNELRLSRIDLMPDKKFMVHYENHIKWIINLINYVQKKEYDDSHPELNPTKCEFGKWLGCATTSYLLSTIHFRVIEKLHINLHDLAANVISYCKRNEFRPATLIHLMQRIEYYSLEIGSEIAFLNEIEESAKDPLTHLLTRRLFNKIMLNKLDIAKATGREFALMMCDLDHFKYVNDTYGHSVGDIVLKHFSKVLEETLRKSDYIFRFGGEEFMILLPMTDKKETRMLAQKICDVTASKEVVIENITIRYTVSIGTLSVLADNKTVVDQDTIDRYIAQVDEKLYLAKERGRNRVE from the coding sequence ATGAAAGTAATACAAAAATATTTTGCGGATATTAAAAAGTGCGTTCGAGATTTTAATATCAATCTTGAGAGTTTACAGTTTAATAATAGCAATGAACTTCTCTATAGCGGTGTGATAACCGAGTATAAAAAACTGTTTTTAAATCTTTTGCTCTCCACCTCCAAAGAGGAGATTAAAGAGAATACCGCAGTATTGGTGCACTTTGCAATTGAGAATGATATATCTTATCTATTTGTATACAGTGAATTTATCACCGTCGTTCGTAAACTGCTCGGCAGTCTTCTTGAAAAAAAAGATTTTGAGCATATAGATGAACTTAATCGATTTTTTACAGAGCATGAGCATCGCATTACCGAGTTGTATCTGCAAAAATTTTTAAGTCAGCTTATGTTTAAAAATGAACTTCGCCTTTCCCGCATTGATCTTATGCCTGATAAAAAGTTTATGGTGCATTATGAAAACCATATCAAGTGGATAATCAACCTTATAAATTATGTTCAAAAAAAAGAGTATGACGATAGTCATCCTGAGCTAAATCCTACTAAATGCGAATTTGGCAAATGGCTGGGCTGTGCTACGACTTCTTATCTGCTCTCTACGATTCATTTTAGAGTGATAGAAAAGCTACATATAAATCTTCATGACTTGGCTGCAAATGTTATTAGCTATTGCAAACGAAATGAGTTTCGTCCTGCAACTCTAATTCATTTGATGCAGCGGATTGAATACTATTCGCTTGAGATAGGAAGTGAGATAGCTTTTTTAAATGAAATAGAAGAGAGTGCTAAAGACCCTCTTACTCATCTGCTGACTAGACGGTTGTTTAACAAGATAATGTTAAATAAGCTTGATATTGCCAAAGCAACCGGCAGAGAGTTTGCTTTGATGATGTGTGACTTGGATCATTTTAAATATGTTAATGACACTTATGGTCACAGTGTGGGAGATATAGTTCTTAAGCACTTTTCCAAAGTGTTGGAAGAGACTCTTAGAAAATCGGATTATATATTTCGTTTCGGAGGTGAAGAGTTTATGATTTTACTGCCTATGACGGATAAAAAAGAGACTCGTATGCTTGCTCAGAAAATATGCGATGTAACCGCTTCAAAAGAAGTTGTTATCGAGAATATAACCATTCGCTATACCGTAAGCATAGGAACGCTCTCTGTTTTAGCCGATAATAAAACGGTCGTTGATCAGGACACGATTGACCGCTATATAGCTCAAGTTGATGAAAAACTTTATCTTGCCAAAGAGCGAGGTCGAAACCGTGTTGAATAG
- a CDS encoding TrkA family potassium uptake protein: protein MTYVVIGLGKFGYHVAKGLAQQGETVIAIDNDEEKIRDISEFVQDAIVLDSSDPKALSEAGIADAEVAIVSIGENLEASILTVMALKELGIETVFAKAITQVHGQILSKLGAAKVIYPEMESAKKLVKKMVKNMHYETIDLSITMKLAKMTVPSFWVGTSILSPLFKDEFEVKPIAYKHQGEWHTSFENDDILETGDILVVLGNSNNIEALSKKV from the coding sequence ATGACATATGTTGTTATTGGACTAGGAAAGTTCGGATACCATGTAGCCAAAGGGTTGGCACAACAAGGAGAAACGGTTATCGCTATCGATAATGACGAAGAGAAGATAAGAGATATCAGTGAATTTGTTCAAGACGCCATAGTTCTCGACTCGTCCGACCCAAAAGCGCTTAGTGAAGCGGGTATTGCCGATGCAGAAGTAGCAATTGTCAGCATAGGTGAGAACCTTGAAGCAAGCATACTTACCGTTATGGCACTAAAAGAGCTAGGAATAGAGACGGTATTTGCAAAAGCCATAACGCAGGTTCACGGTCAGATTCTCTCAAAACTAGGTGCCGCAAAAGTAATCTATCCGGAGATGGAATCTGCAAAAAAACTGGTTAAAAAAATGGTTAAAAATATGCACTATGAAACCATTGACCTCTCCATCACGATGAAACTTGCAAAAATGACCGTTCCGTCATTTTGGGTCGGAACTTCAATACTCTCTCCGCTATTTAAAGATGAATTTGAAGTTAAGCCTATTGCATACAAACATCAAGGCGAATGGCACACCTCCTTTGAAAATGATGACATTCTTGAAACAGGCGATATTTTGGTTGTTTTAGGCAACAGCAATAACATCGAAGCGCTTAGTAAAAAAGTATAA
- a CDS encoding TrkH family potassium uptake protein, protein MHIVFLSIFQGFPTQTQDVKIVFMSFVILIGVGAFLLMLPFAHNGELTIIDALFTATSAACVTGLIVKDTPVDFTSFGHIIILSLIQIGGLGYMTAVTFLAIMRRKKLGYRDRLILKESLNYPGMSGIFRFLKIVFASIIIVELSGALILSLRFWVDMPLGDAVWFGLFHSISAFNNAGFSLFSDNMMGFRNDLVINITIPLLVIIGGLGYLVLLELYNYRKKSLTRISTHTKLVLWSSGILVVAGMAIILSLEWNNPESLGNMSNWEKIMAAWFASVNYRTAGFNTIDFSTFNDSDLFFGTVFMITGGSPGGTAGGIKTTVLALAVIGVWFTLRGQNNPHIFNRSLVPYQINKAYAIIFVASFYIMISTIILNESENLHFVRTLFETCSAFGTVGVSTGNGGVLSYSALFSDLGKFNIILLMLMGRIGVFAFTIVIVGKAVQTRIKYAEGKVII, encoded by the coding sequence TTGCACATTGTTTTTTTATCTATTTTTCAAGGATTCCCTACGCAAACGCAAGATGTAAAAATTGTTTTTATGAGTTTTGTTATTCTTATCGGAGTCGGCGCTTTTTTGCTAATGCTTCCTTTTGCACATAACGGCGAACTGACTATCATAGATGCTCTCTTCACTGCCACTTCTGCCGCATGCGTAACCGGACTTATAGTAAAAGACACTCCTGTCGATTTTACAAGTTTTGGGCATATAATAATCCTCTCTTTGATTCAAATCGGCGGTTTGGGTTATATGACGGCAGTTACTTTTTTGGCAATTATGCGTCGTAAAAAACTTGGATACCGCGATCGTCTTATACTAAAAGAGTCGCTAAACTATCCGGGAATGAGCGGAATTTTTCGTTTTTTGAAAATCGTTTTTGCCAGCATAATCATCGTTGAACTTAGCGGTGCGCTAATCTTGTCTTTGCGTTTTTGGGTTGATATGCCGCTTGGCGATGCAGTGTGGTTTGGACTTTTTCACTCTATCTCTGCATTTAACAATGCCGGATTTTCTCTCTTTAGCGACAATATGATGGGATTTCGAAATGATCTGGTTATCAATATCACCATCCCTCTTTTGGTTATCATTGGCGGGTTGGGATATCTTGTACTTTTAGAACTCTACAACTATCGTAAAAAATCGCTTACGAGAATCTCTACTCACACTAAGTTGGTTCTATGGTCAAGCGGCATCCTGGTTGTCGCAGGGATGGCTATTATCCTCTCTTTAGAGTGGAACAACCCTGAATCATTAGGCAATATGAGCAATTGGGAAAAGATTATGGCTGCTTGGTTTGCGTCGGTGAACTACCGAACTGCAGGATTTAACACCATCGATTTTTCTACATTTAACGACTCGGATCTCTTTTTCGGAACTGTTTTTATGATAACCGGAGGCAGTCCGGGAGGAACTGCGGGCGGTATTAAAACCACGGTTCTGGCACTTGCCGTCATAGGGGTTTGGTTTACTCTTCGCGGTCAAAACAACCCGCATATCTTCAACAGAAGTTTAGTTCCGTATCAAATCAACAAAGCATACGCGATTATCTTTGTTGCATCATTTTATATAATGATTTCAACAATTATTTTAAATGAGAGCGAAAACCTTCACTTTGTCAGAACTCTCTTTGAAACCTGTTCGGCATTCGGTACTGTAGGAGTATCTACCGGAAATGGCGGTGTACTAAGCTATAGCGCGCTATTTAGCGACTTAGGAAAATTTAATATTATTTTATTAATGTTAATGGGTAGAATCGGCGTTTTTGCATTTACTATCGTCATAGTGGGCAAAGCGGTGCAAACCCGTATTAAATATGCAGAAGGAAAGGTGATTATATGA
- a CDS encoding chemotaxis response regulator protein-glutamate methylesterase, with translation MPIKVLIIDDSATARAVLSDILSSDSSIEVVGTASDAYIARDKIVELRPDVVCLDVEMPRMDGITFLKKLMHYMPLPVVMVSSLTQSGAKTTLEALEAGAVDFVPKPHSHIYDGKDEMRDELIAKVKAASKAKVFKKTLSAPQVANQTSLAQTTNKIVAIGASTGGTEALKDVLMALPRNAPGTVIVQHMPANFTALFAQRLNTLCAMEIREAKNGDSIIPGVALIAPGDYHMVVRRSGARYYVEIGNGEKVSGHRPSADVLFNSVAKIAGSNAIGVILTGMGGDGAKGLLAMRNAGADTIGQDEASCVVYGMPKVAYDIGAVEKQLPLNKVADGILSLLS, from the coding sequence CACCGCTTCAGATGCTTATATCGCAAGAGATAAGATAGTAGAGCTTCGCCCCGATGTGGTGTGTCTTGATGTAGAGATGCCAAGAATGGACGGGATTACATTTTTAAAAAAGCTTATGCATTATATGCCCCTGCCCGTTGTTATGGTCTCTTCTCTTACTCAAAGCGGAGCCAAAACAACGCTTGAAGCCTTGGAAGCCGGAGCGGTTGATTTTGTACCTAAGCCTCACTCGCATATCTATGACGGAAAAGACGAAATGCGTGACGAGCTTATCGCCAAGGTTAAAGCTGCTTCAAAAGCAAAAGTATTTAAAAAAACACTCTCTGCTCCACAGGTAGCAAATCAAACCTCACTGGCACAAACAACAAATAAAATAGTAGCTATCGGCGCATCCACGGGCGGAACAGAAGCACTAAAAGATGTACTGATGGCACTTCCCAGAAATGCACCGGGAACCGTTATAGTTCAGCATATGCCCGCAAACTTTACCGCTTTGTTTGCACAAAGACTAAATACGCTATGCGCAATGGAGATTAGAGAAGCAAAAAACGGAGACTCGATTATTCCGGGGGTTGCACTAATTGCTCCGGGGGATTATCATATGGTTGTCAGACGCTCTGGGGCCAGATACTATGTTGAGATAGGCAACGGGGAAAAAGTCTCCGGACACAGACCCTCTGCCGATGTTTTGTTTAACTCGGTTGCTAAAATTGCCGGTTCAAACGCAATAGGCGTAATTTTGACGGGAATGGGCGGCGACGGGGCAAAGGGGCTTTTAGCCATGAGAAATGCAGGAGCCGACACAATAGGACAAGATGAAGCAAGCTGCGTCGTTTACGGTATGCCAAAAGTCGCTTATGACATCGGAGCTGTCGAAAAACAGCTGCCTTTAAATAAGGTAGCCGACGGTATACTTTCGCTGCTAAGTTAA